A single window of Paenibacillus sp. FSL H8-0537 DNA harbors:
- a CDS encoding sugar ABC transporter substrate-binding protein, with amino-acid sequence MKQWGKLSLTIFLAAVLLVISACGTAKNNAPAGEASASPTASAEATADNAAGGSSDLAALKGKKLALVMQFNTGTFSSQYVEGVKEQAGKFGGEVTVFASDNDLAKMSSNLDAAINQGFDGILIDHGQAAALEAGIKRAKEQGISVVVFDADVKVDGVPVLQQDDQKMAEITLEQLAKDAGSKGNIVKVWVAGFAPMERRQVAYKQFQEKYPDIKEIAAFGNANNPALDTQSQMEAILRQYPNKGDITAVWAAWDEFAKGASRAIQQAGRTEIKVYGIDMSDEDLQMIQDKTSPWVASAAVDPKDIGRVQVRILYKEFKGDANEPLVVLEPVYVHRDALPEAKVSTTELSEHVKGWGSSSQGYEDWMKDLEALK; translated from the coding sequence ATGAAACAATGGGGTAAGCTTTCATTAACAATTTTTCTAGCTGCGGTACTACTGGTAATATCGGCTTGCGGAACGGCAAAAAACAATGCGCCTGCAGGTGAAGCATCGGCCTCGCCGACAGCATCAGCTGAAGCTACAGCAGACAATGCAGCTGGCGGAAGCAGCGATTTGGCCGCTTTAAAAGGTAAAAAACTTGCGCTCGTTATGCAATTTAATACAGGAACCTTTTCGTCCCAATATGTAGAAGGGGTGAAAGAGCAAGCCGGAAAATTTGGGGGAGAAGTAACGGTTTTCGCATCCGACAATGATTTGGCGAAAATGTCCTCAAACCTTGATGCAGCCATCAACCAAGGCTTTGACGGCATTTTGATTGACCATGGACAAGCTGCGGCGCTCGAAGCGGGAATTAAAAGAGCGAAAGAGCAAGGCATTTCTGTAGTCGTGTTCGATGCAGACGTGAAAGTGGATGGCGTGCCTGTATTGCAGCAGGATGACCAGAAAATGGCTGAAATTACGCTTGAGCAGCTCGCTAAAGATGCTGGCAGCAAAGGAAATATCGTTAAAGTATGGGTAGCAGGCTTTGCGCCAATGGAGCGCCGTCAAGTGGCCTACAAGCAGTTCCAAGAGAAATATCCTGACATTAAAGAAATTGCCGCTTTCGGTAATGCGAACAACCCAGCACTTGATACACAATCGCAGATGGAAGCGATTTTGCGCCAATACCCGAACAAAGGCGATATTACAGCGGTATGGGCGGCTTGGGATGAGTTCGCTAAAGGCGCTTCCCGTGCCATCCAGCAAGCTGGCCGTACAGAAATTAAAGTATACGGCATCGACATGAGCGATGAGGATCTGCAAATGATTCAAGACAAAACGAGCCCGTGGGTCGCTTCAGCAGCTGTTGATCCTAAAGATATCGGCCGTGTGCAAGTTCGTATTTTGTACAAAGAATTCAAAGGCGATGCGAATGAGCCTTTAGTCGTTCTGGAGCCGGTATACGTTCACCGTGATGCGTTGCCAGAAGCGAAAGTTAGCACTACGGAGCTTTCCGAGCATGTAAAAGGCTGGGGAAGCAGTTCGCAAGGTTATGAGGATTGGATGAAAGATTTGGAAGCATTGAAATAA
- a CDS encoding demethylmenaquinone methyltransferase gives MDANSKGHVHAVFENIAPKYDLMNDLLSFRRHKAWRKFTMRKMNVQRGQTALDLCCGTCDWTISLAQASESGAISGLDFSQNMLNVGHEKVKQLSLDKQITLVQGNAMQLPYEDNSFDYVTIGFGLRNVPDYLQVLKEMHRVVKPGGQVVCLELSKPGWQPFKALYYLYFERILPMIGKLVAKRFQEYKWLPDSLKLFPDLKQLSALFEEAGLEQVKGYPLTGGIAALHIGIKEKKPT, from the coding sequence ATGGATGCAAACTCCAAGGGGCATGTGCATGCAGTATTTGAAAACATCGCTCCCAAATATGATTTAATGAATGACCTGCTAAGCTTTCGGCGTCATAAGGCGTGGCGGAAGTTTACTATGCGTAAAATGAATGTACAGCGGGGCCAGACTGCGCTTGACTTGTGCTGTGGCACCTGCGACTGGACGATATCGCTAGCCCAGGCCAGCGAGAGCGGGGCCATAAGCGGACTTGATTTCAGCCAAAATATGCTGAATGTCGGCCATGAGAAAGTGAAGCAGCTTTCACTCGACAAGCAAATTACGCTTGTGCAGGGCAATGCGATGCAATTGCCTTATGAGGATAATTCTTTTGATTATGTAACGATTGGTTTCGGCCTGCGCAACGTACCCGATTATTTGCAGGTGCTTAAGGAAATGCACCGCGTCGTGAAGCCGGGCGGACAGGTCGTATGTCTGGAGCTTTCAAAACCGGGCTGGCAGCCATTCAAGGCCTTATATTATTTATATTTTGAACGGATTTTGCCAATGATCGGCAAGCTGGTAGCCAAGCGATTCCAGGAATATAAATGGCTGCCGGATTCATTAAAGCTTTTTCCTGACCTAAAGCAGCTGTCCGCACTGTTTGAAGAAGCAGGGCTTGAGCAGGTGAAAGGCTACCCGCTGACTGGAGGCATTGCTGCGCTGCATATAGGCATAAAGGAGAAGAAGCCAACATGA
- a CDS encoding sugar ABC transporter ATP-binding protein gives MSADKQLQMKGIRKAFSGIPALRNVDFILQSGEVHALLGANGAGKSTLMKILSGAYSQDEGTIVIDGQQVHISSPGDAKSLGIHCVYQEVDTALVAQLSVVENVMLDRISAKGSKAWLNWGKLEKEAEETLARLGARIPVRRKAGELTLAEKQLVLIARLLTEKAKYVIFDEPTAPLSLEEAERLFGVIAQLKSEGIGIVFISHRLPEIFQICDRVTVMRDGERIVTEAAAAITMQDVVHAMLGRVFEEEYPKLAAAIGKPLLNVTGIRRGHQVKDVSFDVKSGEIVAIVGLVGAGKTELSRLLFGADKADGGTVSVNGQAVNLASPADAFKGGLVLVPEERRKQGILVEESVKNNLSLPILSLLSKLGFLSGKRETNNAEAVIGRLGVKTSSPEQKVAHLSGGNQQKVSIGKWLPTGASVYLFDEPTKGVDIGAKSDIFKIIGTLATQGKAIVYLTCEFAEAIGIADRIMVMCDGKLVKQFGRGEATQEKLMLYASGGRDETV, from the coding sequence ATGAGTGCAGACAAACAATTGCAAATGAAGGGAATCCGGAAAGCTTTTTCCGGCATTCCCGCTCTCCGGAATGTTGATTTTATCTTACAAAGCGGTGAGGTCCATGCGCTGCTTGGCGCCAATGGCGCGGGCAAAAGCACGCTGATGAAAATTTTATCAGGGGCCTACAGCCAGGATGAAGGAACCATTGTAATCGATGGCCAGCAAGTTCATATCAGTTCTCCAGGGGATGCCAAGTCATTGGGCATCCATTGTGTTTATCAGGAGGTTGATACCGCACTGGTTGCACAGCTAAGCGTAGTGGAGAATGTCATGCTGGATCGCATTTCGGCAAAAGGAAGCAAGGCGTGGTTGAACTGGGGCAAGCTGGAGAAGGAGGCAGAGGAAACTCTGGCTCGTTTAGGTGCGCGTATTCCCGTGCGGAGGAAGGCGGGAGAGCTGACGCTTGCGGAAAAACAGCTCGTATTAATTGCGCGCTTACTGACCGAGAAAGCTAAATATGTCATTTTTGATGAACCGACCGCCCCTTTGAGTTTGGAAGAAGCGGAGCGGTTATTCGGTGTTATAGCTCAGCTTAAGTCAGAAGGTATCGGCATCGTATTCATTTCTCACCGCCTGCCGGAAATATTTCAAATTTGCGATCGTGTCACCGTTATGCGTGATGGAGAGAGGATTGTTACCGAGGCTGCAGCGGCCATAACGATGCAGGATGTCGTCCACGCCATGCTCGGACGAGTGTTCGAGGAGGAGTATCCGAAGCTTGCTGCTGCAATTGGGAAGCCGCTTCTGAACGTTACCGGCATTCGTAGGGGCCATCAGGTTAAGGATGTAAGCTTTGATGTGAAGAGCGGTGAAATTGTCGCGATAGTCGGCCTTGTAGGAGCGGGGAAAACAGAGCTTTCCCGGCTGCTGTTCGGTGCAGACAAAGCGGATGGCGGTACGGTAAGCGTAAATGGACAGGCCGTCAATTTGGCTTCCCCAGCAGATGCTTTTAAAGGCGGGCTTGTGCTTGTGCCGGAGGAGCGCCGCAAGCAGGGGATTTTGGTAGAGGAATCGGTTAAAAATAATCTCAGCTTGCCGATTTTGAGCTTGCTATCCAAGCTCGGCTTTTTGTCAGGGAAGCGTGAGACGAATAATGCTGAAGCTGTAATTGGGCGGCTTGGGGTCAAAACCTCCTCACCGGAGCAAAAGGTCGCACATCTGAGCGGCGGGAACCAGCAGAAGGTGTCCATTGGCAAATGGCTGCCTACCGGCGCAAGCGTGTATTTGTTCGATGAGCCAACCAAGGGCGTTGACATTGGCGCCAAAAGCGATATTTTCAAAATTATCGGTACGCTCGCAACTCAAGGAAAAGCTATTGTGTATTTGACCTGCGAATTTGCCGAGGCGATCGGTATTGCCGACCGAATTATGGTTATGTGCGACGGGAAGCTCGTCAAGCAGTTTGGACGCGGTGAAGCGACGCAGGAGAAGCTGATGCTATATGCCAGCGGTGGAAGGGATGAAACGGTGTAA
- a CDS encoding UbiX family flavin prenyltransferase: MVGGGAAGAAGRWVVGITGASGSIYGIRLAEELLKAGFDVHLVVTEAGWRVLKEELGWVSSRRQAAVELHFAEAVQAKRLVLHPNADIGASIASGSFRVQGMVVAPCSMGTLASIAHGISDDLLSRAADVMLKEGRKLLLLPRETPLHAIHLENMLKLAKLGVTIVPAMPAFYYKPQSMDDMIDFLVGKLLDSMGIEHALFTRWGDGPDAD, translated from the coding sequence ATGGTAGGGGGCGGAGCTGCTGGCGCAGCAGGCAGATGGGTAGTCGGAATAACCGGGGCGAGCGGCTCTATCTACGGCATTCGGCTGGCAGAGGAGCTGCTCAAAGCGGGCTTTGACGTCCATCTCGTTGTAACCGAGGCTGGCTGGAGAGTGCTTAAGGAAGAGCTGGGCTGGGTGTCGAGCCGCAGACAAGCTGCTGTCGAGCTGCATTTTGCAGAGGCAGTGCAGGCGAAGCGGCTTGTTTTGCATCCGAATGCAGATATTGGGGCTAGCATTGCCAGTGGCTCCTTCCGGGTACAGGGAATGGTCGTTGCGCCTTGCTCCATGGGTACGCTCGCTTCCATCGCTCACGGCATTTCCGATGATTTGCTGTCAAGGGCAGCAGACGTGATGCTCAAGGAAGGACGCAAGCTGCTGCTGCTGCCACGCGAGACACCGCTGCATGCGATTCATCTGGAAAACATGCTTAAGCTTGCAAAACTAGGCGTAACGATTGTTCCAGCTATGCCTGCCTTTTATTATAAGCCGCAATCGATGGATGACATGATTGATTTTCTGGTTGGCAAGTTATTAGACAGCATGGGAATTGAACATGCTTTGTTTACAAGATGGGGGGATGGGCCTGATGCTGACTAA
- a CDS encoding UbiA-like polyprenyltransferase yields MIRKIRIILEMIKFEHTIFALPFAFMGAILGAVVMEQRLPSWAEIGWVTLAMVGARSAAMCLNRLIDAAIDLRNPRTSNRAIPAGLLKSAEVLLFTIVSFVLLFVAAANLAPLAMKLLPIAVVLLVLYSYTKRFTWLCHVFLGLTIGLSPLGGWVAVTGGFNTAAWVFYVTIALWIAGFDIVYATQDYEFDRKEGLNSIPARFGVAKALWIARSFHMVTAVGFVTLFIMTNLSWVYLLGTVLAIVMLFYQHWLVRPNDLSRVQLSFFGMNGTLSVVLFLFAIIDLMVLHKW; encoded by the coding sequence ATGATTCGCAAAATACGCATTATTCTTGAAATGATTAAATTTGAGCATACGATATTTGCGCTTCCTTTTGCTTTTATGGGAGCGATTCTGGGCGCTGTTGTCATGGAGCAGCGTCTTCCTTCTTGGGCGGAAATCGGCTGGGTTACACTTGCAATGGTAGGCGCCCGAAGCGCCGCGATGTGCCTTAATCGGCTCATTGATGCGGCGATTGATCTGCGCAACCCCCGCACAAGCAACCGGGCTATTCCGGCAGGCTTGCTGAAGTCAGCGGAGGTGCTTTTGTTTACGATTGTTTCCTTCGTGCTGCTCTTCGTTGCTGCGGCTAATCTGGCTCCGCTTGCGATGAAGCTGCTTCCAATTGCTGTCGTATTGCTGGTGCTCTACTCTTATACGAAGCGTTTTACTTGGTTGTGCCATGTTTTTCTGGGGCTAACGATCGGTTTGTCGCCGCTTGGCGGCTGGGTAGCCGTTACGGGTGGCTTTAACACGGCAGCATGGGTGTTCTACGTAACGATTGCGCTCTGGATTGCCGGTTTCGATATCGTCTATGCAACGCAGGATTATGAGTTTGACCGGAAGGAAGGCTTGAATTCCATTCCTGCCCGGTTTGGCGTAGCGAAGGCGCTGTGGATTGCCCGCAGTTTCCATATGGTGACGGCAGTAGGTTTTGTTACTTTGTTTATAATGACAAACTTGAGCTGGGTTTATTTGCTTGGAACGGTGCTTGCGATTGTTATGCTGTTCTATCAGCATTGGCTGGTGCGTCCAAACGATCTTTCCCGCGTTCAGCTTTCGTTTTTCGGAATGAATGGCACTTTAAGTGTCGTTTTGTTTTTGTTTGCGATTATTGATTTGATGGTATTGCACAAATGGTAG
- a CDS encoding HU family DNA-binding protein, which yields MNKTDLINKVAELSDLSKKDATKAVDAVFDAISDALQGGDKVQLVGFGNFEVRERQARKGRNPQTGLEIDIPASKIPAFKPGKSLKDLVSN from the coding sequence ATGAATAAAACGGATTTGATCAACAAGGTTGCTGAATTATCCGATCTGTCCAAGAAAGATGCGACTAAAGCAGTTGATGCAGTATTTGATGCCATCTCTGATGCGCTTCAAGGCGGCGACAAAGTCCAATTGGTTGGCTTTGGCAACTTCGAGGTTCGCGAGCGTCAAGCTCGTAAAGGACGCAATCCGCAAACCGGTTTGGAAATTGATATTCCGGCTAGCAAAATCCCGGCTTTCAAGCCAGGCAAATCGCTTAAGGATCTCGTATCCAACTAG
- a CDS encoding DUF2768 family protein, whose protein sequence is MDAMMKMWVSLIGIGLMAISAVIITFARIKTKGIVKFILSLIAFVLLLIGFICGVISII, encoded by the coding sequence ATGGATGCTATGATGAAAATGTGGGTTTCGCTGATCGGCATCGGCTTAATGGCCATTTCGGCGGTAATCATTACATTTGCCCGGATTAAGACGAAGGGGATCGTTAAATTTATTTTATCGCTAATTGCTTTTGTTTTGCTGCTCATTGGTTTTATTTGCGGAGTCATTTCAATTATTTAA
- a CDS encoding heptaprenyl diphosphate synthase component 1: MKPYRVPQLAKKYVDYDMIQNHTQLPAFPDSRLHLLQAFLSETRSYAEKAELFALVLSLVQLGLDTHDEIDVEDGSRSEREMRSRQLKVLAGDYFSGRFYQLLAQAGEIAMIAKISQAVCEVNGLKITLYLRMQQDAIQADDYFSSMVQLKSGLFLAFQDLLEGTAALYWTELLHALSCCEIVLEELARCKVPARFHQSWAYWHVLQVGTDEEQLALEGPQMDAGFISGLFNQYDIHAKLAVLLQQAVEDVRMIAGKLESDKLIQELQHILDAVLYKIAGFAPALNETR, encoded by the coding sequence ATGAAACCGTATCGTGTACCACAATTAGCGAAGAAGTACGTCGATTATGACATGATTCAAAACCATACGCAGCTTCCTGCTTTTCCCGATTCGCGTCTGCACCTGCTTCAAGCTTTCCTTAGCGAAACCCGCTCCTATGCGGAGAAGGCCGAGCTATTCGCGCTGGTGCTGTCTTTAGTGCAGCTAGGGCTGGATACGCATGATGAGATTGATGTAGAGGATGGAAGCCGCTCGGAGCGCGAGATGCGTTCAAGGCAGCTCAAGGTGCTTGCCGGCGATTATTTCAGCGGCCGTTTCTACCAACTGCTGGCACAAGCCGGAGAGATTGCAATGATAGCCAAGATCAGCCAGGCGGTATGCGAAGTCAACGGGCTCAAAATCACCCTTTATTTACGCATGCAGCAGGATGCCATTCAGGCTGACGATTATTTTAGCAGCATGGTCCAGCTGAAAAGTGGGCTGTTTCTTGCCTTTCAAGATTTGCTGGAAGGTACAGCAGCTCTTTATTGGACGGAGCTGCTCCACGCTTTAAGCTGCTGCGAGATTGTGCTGGAGGAGCTTGCGCGCTGCAAAGTGCCGGCGCGTTTTCACCAGAGCTGGGCCTACTGGCATGTTCTGCAGGTTGGTACGGATGAAGAGCAACTTGCGCTTGAAGGTCCGCAGATGGACGCTGGTTTCATTAGCGGCTTGTTTAACCAATATGATATTCATGCCAAGCTTGCTGTGCTGCTGCAGCAGGCTGTGGAAGATGTCCGGATGATTGCGGGCAAGCTGGAATCAGACAAGCTGATTCAGGAGCTGCAGCACATTTTGGACGCGGTGCTTTACAAGATTGCGGGTTTTGCTCCCGCTCTCAACGAGACGAGGTGA
- a CDS encoding 2Fe-2S iron-sulfur cluster-binding protein: protein MIELTGRTRTAIVEAEDGLSLLDLAMKHDVDFAFSCTRGTCARCRCQVIEGASGLEGITDQEWDRMDPEEFEEGYRLACQAIVKSVDVNIKAVNKTYF from the coding sequence ATGATTGAGCTTACGGGGAGAACGAGAACCGCGATTGTAGAAGCGGAGGACGGACTGTCGCTGCTGGACTTAGCGATGAAGCATGATGTGGATTTTGCTTTCTCCTGCACGCGTGGCACCTGTGCCCGATGTCGCTGTCAAGTGATCGAAGGAGCTAGCGGGCTCGAAGGAATAACGGATCAGGAATGGGATCGCATGGACCCGGAAGAGTTTGAAGAAGGCTATCGCCTTGCTTGCCAAGCGATTGTAAAGTCGGTCGATGTGAACATTAAAGCGGTTAATAAAACTTATTTTTAA
- the mtrB gene encoding trp RNA-binding attenuation protein MtrB — translation MEPTNSDFIVIKAKDQGVQVIGLTRGQDTKFHHTEKLDRNEVLIVQFTNHTSAIKVRGKAVIMTKHGQIETDQ, via the coding sequence ATGGAGCCGACAAACAGCGATTTTATCGTCATTAAGGCGAAGGATCAAGGGGTACAGGTTATTGGGCTGACCCGCGGACAAGATACGAAGTTTCATCACACCGAAAAGCTGGATCGCAACGAAGTGCTGATCGTGCAGTTCACGAACCATACTTCAGCCATCAAGGTGCGGGGAAAAGCGGTCATCATGACGAAGCATGGCCAAATAGAGACCGACCAATAG
- a CDS encoding 2Fe-2S iron-sulfur cluster-binding protein — protein MSAEVTFLPAGKTIKVRPGTTLLDAAKQAGIAVRTRCDGKAACFMCKMEVKPGSELMPIGDVERRKLAGLEDGMRLSCQARVKGKVQAEIPMDPLRAAVLKQLARQAEEDDKLW, from the coding sequence ATGAGCGCCGAGGTGACGTTTCTGCCTGCTGGCAAAACAATCAAGGTACGCCCCGGTACGACGCTGCTGGACGCTGCAAAACAAGCGGGTATTGCGGTAAGAACGCGCTGCGATGGCAAAGCTGCTTGTTTTATGTGCAAAATGGAAGTAAAGCCGGGCAGCGAGCTGATGCCGATCGGCGATGTGGAACGGCGCAAGCTTGCAGGCTTGGAAGACGGCATGCGGCTTTCCTGCCAGGCGCGTGTGAAGGGCAAGGTACAGGCTGAAATTCCGATGGACCCGCTTCGCGCGGCGGTGCTTAAGCAGCTGGCGAGGCAGGCTGAGGAAGATGATAAGCTTTGGTAA
- a CDS encoding ABC transporter permease: MEKFSSFLFKYGSLIVIAIVILFFSLWDEHFFTYANLSDILRSISIVTFVAIGVTFSLTVDGFDLSVGSTVSLTTVVTAAMMVWFQQPLIVVLIVAIAIGALVGLLNALLIVRIRIPDLLATLAVMYIVAGIHKTYTKGYSIYNNMPMPDGSTAPGVFNSSFLWLGQGKIGQIPVPVILMVIAVIVVHLFFKYSKWGRQMQTTGGNEEAARLSGIRVRRIRTAAYVASGVFAAIGGVLFAARVGTGQIDAGAPMMMEAVAAVFVGYSVFGAGKPNVIGTFFGALLIGVLLNGLTMMKVQYYSNDIIKGVVLVLALAVTFIHLNKRRNG; the protein is encoded by the coding sequence ATGGAGAAGTTTTCAAGCTTTTTATTTAAATATGGCTCGCTCATCGTTATTGCCATTGTCATTTTATTTTTCTCATTATGGGATGAGCATTTTTTCACTTATGCCAATCTTTCTGATATTTTGCGTTCGATTTCCATCGTGACCTTTGTTGCGATTGGCGTAACCTTTTCGCTGACGGTAGACGGCTTTGACTTGTCGGTTGGCTCGACGGTGTCACTGACAACGGTTGTAACCGCCGCTATGATGGTGTGGTTTCAGCAGCCGCTTATTGTTGTACTAATCGTGGCAATCGCGATCGGCGCCTTGGTAGGGCTGCTTAACGCGCTGCTCATCGTACGCATCCGAATTCCGGATCTGCTCGCTACGCTTGCCGTGATGTACATTGTAGCGGGTATTCACAAAACATATACGAAGGGTTACTCGATTTACAACAATATGCCAATGCCTGACGGTTCGACTGCGCCTGGCGTTTTCAACAGCTCCTTCCTGTGGCTGGGCCAAGGCAAAATCGGGCAAATTCCGGTACCTGTTATTTTGATGGTCATTGCTGTTATAGTCGTCCATCTGTTTTTCAAATACAGCAAATGGGGACGTCAAATGCAAACGACAGGCGGCAACGAAGAAGCAGCCCGCTTGTCCGGCATCCGCGTTCGCCGCATTCGTACAGCCGCCTATGTGGCTTCAGGGGTCTTCGCTGCGATTGGCGGGGTATTGTTCGCCGCACGTGTTGGAACGGGGCAAATTGACGCTGGAGCGCCTATGATGATGGAGGCCGTAGCGGCCGTATTTGTAGGTTATTCCGTGTTTGGCGCGGGCAAGCCGAATGTGATCGGTACTTTTTTTGGCGCGCTGCTGATTGGGGTGCTGCTCAACGGTTTGACCATGATGAAGGTGCAGTATTATTCCAATGATATTATCAAAGGTGTTGTGCTCGTTTTGGCGCTCGCCGTTACGTTCATTCATCTGAACAAACGCCGAAATGGGTAG
- the spoIVA gene encoding stage IV sporulation protein A, whose amino-acid sequence MEKVDIFKDIAERTGGDIYLGVVGAVRTGKSTFIKRFMETVVLPNITSEADRVRAVDELPQSAAGKTIMTTEPKFVPNQAVKLKVAEGLEVNMRLVDCVGYAVEGAKGYEDENGPRMITTPWFDDPIPFQEAAEIGTRKVIQEHSTLGVVVTTDGSIAEIPRSSYVEAEERVISELKEVGKPFVLIINSTRPRSEEALQLRSELQTKYDIPVITLSVATMGEEEVISVLREVLYEFPVHEVNVNLPSWVMVLNENHWLRSNYENSVRDTVKDIRRLRDVDRVVAQFMDYDFIARAGLSGMNMGQGVAEIDLYAPDELYDRILMEVVGVEIRGKDHLLQLMQEFSHAKREYDRFAEALEMVKATGYGIAAPTLAEMALEEPELIRQGSRFGVRLKATAPSIHMIRVDVESEFAPIIGSEKQTEELVRYLMQDFESDPIKIWESDIFGRSLHSLVREGIQGKIAMMPDNARYKLQETLGRIINEGSGGLIAIIL is encoded by the coding sequence GTGGAGAAAGTAGACATTTTCAAGGACATAGCCGAACGTACCGGTGGGGATATTTACCTCGGTGTTGTAGGGGCTGTCCGCACGGGCAAATCAACGTTCATCAAGCGGTTCATGGAAACGGTGGTGCTCCCTAACATTACGAGTGAGGCTGATCGTGTACGAGCCGTAGACGAGCTGCCGCAAAGCGCCGCGGGCAAAACCATCATGACAACCGAGCCGAAATTTGTGCCAAACCAAGCGGTGAAATTGAAAGTAGCCGAAGGGCTGGAAGTAAACATGCGGCTGGTCGATTGTGTCGGCTATGCGGTGGAAGGCGCGAAAGGTTATGAGGATGAAAATGGGCCGCGGATGATTACAACACCGTGGTTCGATGATCCGATTCCTTTCCAGGAAGCAGCGGAAATCGGCACGCGCAAAGTCATCCAGGAGCATTCTACATTAGGCGTAGTCGTGACGACTGATGGTTCGATCGCAGAAATCCCGCGCAGCTCCTATGTAGAGGCCGAGGAGCGGGTCATCAGCGAGCTGAAGGAAGTAGGCAAGCCCTTTGTGCTGATTATTAACTCGACGCGTCCGCGCAGCGAGGAAGCGCTGCAGCTGCGCTCCGAGCTTCAAACGAAATATGATATTCCGGTCATTACGCTCAGCGTAGCAACGATGGGGGAAGAGGAAGTTATTTCGGTACTGCGGGAAGTGCTTTACGAGTTCCCTGTTCATGAAGTCAACGTGAATCTGCCAAGCTGGGTGATGGTGCTGAATGAAAATCACTGGCTGCGCAGCAACTATGAAAACTCGGTCCGCGATACGGTGAAGGATATTCGCCGTTTGCGGGATGTGGATCGGGTAGTAGCGCAGTTTATGGATTACGACTTTATCGCCAGGGCGGGACTCAGCGGCATGAACATGGGGCAGGGTGTAGCCGAGATCGACCTTTATGCGCCGGATGAGCTTTATGACCGGATTTTGATGGAAGTGGTCGGCGTAGAAATTCGCGGCAAAGATCATTTGCTCCAGCTGATGCAGGAATTTTCCCATGCGAAGCGGGAATATGACCGCTTCGCCGAAGCGCTGGAAATGGTCAAGGCGACTGGCTACGGCATTGCGGCTCCGACGCTTGCAGAGATGGCGCTGGAGGAGCCGGAGCTCATTCGCCAAGGCTCAAGATTCGGCGTAAGGCTGAAAGCGACTGCTCCATCTATCCATATGATCCGCGTCGATGTGGAATCGGAATTTGCGCCAATTATAGGCTCTGAGAAGCAGACCGAAGAGCTCGTAAGATATTTGATGCAGGATTTCGAGAGCGACCCGATCAAAATTTGGGAGTCCGACATTTTCGGCCGCTCGCTGCATTCCCTTGTAAGAGAAGGCATTCAGGGCAAAATTGCGATGATGCCGGACAACGCGCGCTACAAACTGCAGGAAACGCTGGGCCGCATTATTAACGAGGGGTCTGGTGGCCTGATCGCCATTATTTTGTAA